The Deinococcus ruber genome includes the window TTACCGCCCAGACGGAACGCTGCTCGGCACCATCAGCCTCGGCAATCCCGACCGTCTGCACCCGATGGCCAGCAGCTTCAAGCCACTGGTGGTTCATGCCGTCCTTGCAGACATCGACCGCGGACGCCTGCAACTTGCCACGCCTGTTGCGGTCAGCGACGCCACCCGCAGTCTCGGTCCCTTCCCTGCCGGACCAACGCCCCTTTCCAAACTGCTCGACATCGCCATCAATGGCAGCAACAACACCGCCGCCGACCTGCTGCTGCTGACGTATGGCCCCGAACGCCTGGCCCGCGAGGTGCACACCAACAGTCCATGTACCCAGGTGCTGCTGACTACCAAAGGCTGGTGGACTGCCCAAAGCGGCCTGGCCAGCAGCGTGATCGGCAGCCGGACGGCGGCGGGCGTGAAGGCCTACGGCGCGTTGCCGTTCGAGCAGCGTGTCAAGGTGGCTGGACGGCTGATCGTCGCGGCGCAGCAGGTCAGGGCGTCGGTGCTGGAACCCGCGCTCGACCGGGTGTTTGCTTCCAGCAGCTACGATCCGGCCAGCGAACTCGATCTTCAGAACGTCACCACGCCACGCGCCTATCTACCCCTGGTGGCGGGTACCCTGCCGGGCGACGATCTGAGCGCGTCCTCGCGCGCCCTGCTGCGCCACATTCTTTCGACGGGCTGTTGCCGCCCCGCTGCACCGAAGCTGAAAAACGCGCA containing:
- a CDS encoding serine hydrolase; translation: MPMPFPVRQQRSVFQHRTRLNYGALLCWFMVACASALAVPADTNRTCRTGSAPASVPNVQATRPLPTTVSGQVDFLAGYYRPDGTLLGTISLGNPDRLHPMASSFKPLVVHAVLADIDRGRLQLATPVAVSDATRSLGPFPAGPTPLSKLLDIAINGSNNTAADLLLLTYGPERLAREVHTNSPCTQVLLTTKGWWTAQSGLASSVIGSRTAAGVKAYGALPFEQRVKVAGRLIVAAQQVRASVLEPALDRVFASSSYDPASELDLQNVTTPRAYLPLVAGTLPGDDLSASSRALLRHILSTGCCRPAAPKLKNAQWWAKGGITWRVLNLTGVVERPDGSRLVYVYMNSLSNTHDAGALRASVPPVVDWIETQLQLLAQP